Below is a window of Fervidobacterium pennivorans DSM 9078 DNA.
AAGCTTTTCTAATTCTTGTTGGCTAAGTCCCATTCTTTTACCAATTTCCACAGATATCCTCGCTACGTTTTTCGAGTGTTGGTGTGTGTAATTATCACGCTTATCTATCGCGGTTGCTATTGCTAAGAGGATCTTCTTAAATGATTCAGAAAACTTTTCATATCTCCATGCGCTAAGAAGTTTTCGTCCAATCAATTTGGCGAAAAGCTCTACCGTTTCAGCATCTTCCTCGGAAAAACCACCATCTTTGTTTAGCACCTCTATAACACCTATCTTTTCATCCTCTACCCAGATGGGTGAACCAACTATGTTTTTTGTTTTAAATTTTGCTACTTTATCGACGCCCTTAAAATGAACGGGATTTGTTTCCAAGTCGTTAAAAACAAGAGCTTTTCCTTCTAGAAAAATCTTCCCTGCGATCGATTCCATAGGAACAGGTATACTTTCAATCTTACCACTCGCTTTCCCAACGGTCACAAGAAACCGCAGATGGTCAGCCTCGTACATAAGAATAGAAGCGGCTTCAGCGTTGATTATGGTGCATATTTCCTGCTGGATATCTTTTAAAAGCTCGTTCAACCTCAGGTTGCTGTTTAGCTTAGCTGCGATGTACACAACTTGGTCACGCAAGCTCGCAGGGTTAATCTTTACACCATGTTCAATCATCTCTGCAAGCCTTTTTAAAAAGTTTTGAGAGTAGTTGCCGAGCACATAGAATTCTATATCTTCGACAACCACTTTGTTTTTAGATACCCTTCCTACTAAACGTCCGTTGTACTTATACCCACAAAGCCAAGTTGGAGCTTCTACAAGTTTCTCTTTATTAAGATTAGACAACGTTTGGCGCCTCCTTTTTGACGCTTAAAAACGATACCTTACCAGCTAATCTCACTACCGATATAGACACTCTGCACCCATTTTGTACCATCCCAATTGTACACAATACCTGCAACAAGGTTACGCTCCATAATTGGGTATGTAATTCTCAAGAACGATATAGTATCGCTGTCGAAGAACTCGCCGTTTGAAAATGGTGTTTGGTCGAAATAATATCCGTAGATAAATAGACCTGCCACAGCCCCTATCTGCGGTATTGTTATTCTAAACTCACCAAGTGCGTCCATGTCTCCACTGAAGTTACCATAAATGTAAAATCTACCGGTAGCGATATCATGGTAGAAATTCAAACCTGCCAGGAAACCAAACGAGGTTTGAACATTATCCAGTGTTGGCAGTTCGTTTTTGGACTTTTGAATGGTGTAAATCCTGCCAAAGTGGAAGGGTCTAAAACCGTTCCAAGTTCCGTAACCACCGACGATGATATCTGCTATTCCTATCTTTCCACTCAAACCACCGAACGCACCAATACCGAACTTAGACATATCGGCTAACCATTGCGAACCAAATTCCAGACCAAAGTAGAAGTTGTTTAGTAGTGGGTATCTCAAAAATGCTGACAGTGAAAGATTTATTGGTGTATCATCAACTGTAGGTTTCGTATTTTCGTTGGTAACGTCAGTATCGTACAATGCGGCAATTCCCAAATCCATACCAAGAACTGCAGATTTCACCTCCATTTCACCTGCAAACACTGAGTCTGACTGAACAATTTCCGGCATCCAAAGTTTTGTAAGTTCGTAGGGAATATGCAAAAAGAGGGCAAAACTACCAAAGGCTATCTTGATATCAAAAGACTTAGCGTATGGTTTGAAATAATCCCTTACGGAAAAGCCCATACCTAATGAAATCGGAGGCATATTTCCATATCTCAAATAGAAATTTCCAAGATTCAAGGCAACGTGATTGATTGTTATCATGTTTATTATATCTGTGCTTGGATTTTCAGAGGGTATACCATAGTACAAAGTTCCACCAACTTCGGTAGCGTAAGCGGTTAGTCCTATACCCAATGTGATGGGACCTATCGTAAATTCTGGAGAAATGCTGTAGACAATATATTTTTGGTTGTTTTTGATAGCTGTTTCAACACCGAGAGGTGGTATGTATGCCTTTGGTTGTGGTTCGGGTTGAGACTGAGGTTGTTGAATCTCTCCTGTTCTTGATGGCTTTTCTTCTTCCGGTTCTTCTGGAGTTTCTTCGAACAACTTTTCGATTTCTGGCATAATCTCTTTGAGAGGTTCTAAGGTAGTTGAGTCAAAGAGCTGAGAAATATCTTGGACAAGTTCAGTTCCAAGCTGGTAGATGAGTGTTTGACCTGCTGTTATCGGAAGCACAAAGTCATTTCCAAAGAAAGCAAATACCTCTCCACTCCAAACCTTTATAACCGGCTTGTCGTTGATAATTTCTACGCCAAATTCCGTTCCTCTCACACCAGCCGTGACACTACCTGCCTTAACTTCGAACGAAGAACCTGCCATCATTTTTTGAACAATGTTGTATGTTCCACCCTTTTGGATAACTATCGATACGAGAA
It encodes the following:
- a CDS encoding HD domain-containing phosphohydrolase; translated protein: MSNLNKEKLVEAPTWLCGYKYNGRLVGRVSKNKVVVEDIEFYVLGNYSQNFLKRLAEMIEHGVKINPASLRDQVVYIAAKLNSNLRLNELLKDIQQEICTIINAEAASILMYEADHLRFLVTVGKASGKIESIPVPMESIAGKIFLEGKALVFNDLETNPVHFKGVDKVAKFKTKNIVGSPIWVEDEKIGVIEVLNKDGGFSEEDAETVELFAKLIGRKLLSAWRYEKFSESFKKILLAIATAIDKRDNYTHQHSKNVARISVEIGKRMGLSQQELEKLEFSAILHDVGKIGIPDSILLKPGKLTDEEYKIIKNHTVYGAEILSQVKYVDEDILKGALEHHERLDGSGYPYGKKGEEISLFGKIIGIADVFDALSSKRTYKEAWDFGEVLKIIEADVEKGKFSKEVFEKLLESVKELSEN
- a CDS encoding FecR family protein, which produces MRKIFRMLILAVFTLFAISVFAELKVNLQSDTVVIGGKLPITVEVTGKDGKPAQYTLKAKLNLGGFDKPEVLTKGLTGNGKVVLNYLAPKRAGEIKITFTAETTDKSIFTQEVSIKVTEKDESEFSEQLKAQIDSFRGSVAIKKSNKTTWESITKNMVIQEGDEILTLEKSYVVVKFPDGSMTKITENTQVLFEKLRVSKEGKILVSIVIQKGGTYNIVQKMMAGSSFEVKAGSVTAGVRGTEFGVEIINDKPVIKVWSGEVFAFFGNDFVLPITAGQTLIYQLGTELVQDISQLFDSTTLEPLKEIMPEIEKLFEETPEEPEEEKPSRTGEIQQPQSQPEPQPKAYIPPLGVETAIKNNQKYIVYSISPEFTIGPITLGIGLTAYATEVGGTLYYGIPSENPSTDIINMITINHVALNLGNFYLRYGNMPPISLGMGFSVRDYFKPYAKSFDIKIAFGSFALFLHIPYELTKLWMPEIVQSDSVFAGEMEVKSAVLGMDLGIAALYDTDVTNENTKPTVDDTPINLSLSAFLRYPLLNNFYFGLEFGSQWLADMSKFGIGAFGGLSGKIGIADIIVGGYGTWNGFRPFHFGRIYTIQKSKNELPTLDNVQTSFGFLAGLNFYHDIATGRFYIYGNFSGDMDALGEFRITIPQIGAVAGLFIYGYYFDQTPFSNGEFFDSDTISFLRITYPIMERNLVAGIVYNWDGTKWVQSVYIGSEISW